A single Bacillota bacterium DNA region contains:
- the uvrA gene encoding excinuclease ABC subunit UvrA, with product MRDQIVIRGARQHNLKNIDLDLPRNKLIVFTGISGSGKSSLAFDTIYAEGQRRYVESLSSYARQFLGQMDKPEVELIEGLSPAISIDQKTTSHNPRSTVGTVTEIYDYLRLLYARIGKSHCYQCGRPIESQSIDQIVDQIMALPTGTRIQVLAPVVRGRKGEHKQVFEQIRKDGYVRVRVDGEVRDVNEDIQLDKYKIHHIEIVVDRLVIKEGIESRLTDSVDTALHAGEGVVLIDVVGEETLLFSEHLACSYCGISVPELEPRMFSFNAPYGACPACDGLGTRMEINPRLVLDLERSINEGGIIPWADRNSKWLHGILGAVCREYGIDPDVPLEQLKPEQLDVLLYGTKGKEVSFLYTNQRHQTRTFRVAFEGVVGYLEEYMQENGNNGSVPDRVNPYMEQLPCETCGGKRLRPESLAVTVGGLNIAQVTDYSITEALEFFQNLSLTEREEQIARQILKEIRARLQFLVDVGLGYLTLSRSANTLSGGEAQRIRLATQIGSGLVGVLYILDEPSIGLHQRDNQRLIDTLKGLRDLGNTVIVVEHDEDTIRAADWIVDIGPGAGARGGEVVAQGTVEEIIANPNSLTGQFLSDPEYIPIPKQRREGSGKVLRVVGAREHNLKDITVSIPLGTFVCVTGVSGSGKSTLVNEILYKQLRHDLNRAAGHGGAHDRIEGKEHLDKVINIDQSPIGRTPRSNPVTYTGVFDDIRELFAMTPEARMRGYKKGRFSFNISGGRCESCRGDGIIRIQMHFLPDVYVPCEVCKGKRYNRETLEITYKGKSIADVLEMSVAEALDFFSNIPQIQRKLATLNDVGLGYISLGQPATTLSGGEAQRVKLATELQRRSTGRTLYVLDEPTTGLHAADIKRLLEVLHRLVEMGNTVLVIEHNLDVIKTADYIVDLGPEGGAGGGEVVACGTPEEVADHPSSYTGQFLRRILQRDRSR from the coding sequence ATGCGTGATCAAATTGTCATTCGCGGAGCACGACAGCATAATCTAAAGAATATCGATCTGGATTTGCCGCGGAACAAGTTGATTGTGTTCACCGGGATCTCCGGTTCGGGCAAGTCCAGTTTGGCTTTTGACACCATCTATGCGGAAGGGCAGCGGCGTTATGTGGAGTCCTTGTCTTCCTACGCCCGGCAATTTTTGGGGCAAATGGACAAGCCGGAAGTGGAGCTTATTGAGGGCTTGTCGCCAGCCATCTCCATCGATCAGAAGACCACCAGTCACAATCCCCGGTCCACCGTGGGGACCGTCACAGAGATCTACGACTATCTGCGGTTGCTTTACGCCCGCATTGGCAAGAGCCACTGCTACCAATGTGGACGGCCCATTGAAAGCCAATCCATCGACCAGATTGTGGATCAGATCATGGCGCTGCCCACAGGTACGCGGATCCAGGTGTTAGCGCCAGTGGTGCGGGGACGCAAGGGGGAGCACAAACAGGTCTTCGAGCAGATTCGTAAAGACGGGTACGTCCGGGTGCGGGTGGACGGTGAAGTCCGGGACGTCAACGAAGACATCCAGTTGGACAAATACAAGATCCATCACATTGAGATCGTGGTGGACCGGCTCGTGATTAAGGAAGGTATCGAAAGCCGCCTCACCGATTCGGTGGATACGGCCCTCCATGCTGGTGAAGGTGTGGTCCTCATCGATGTGGTGGGGGAGGAAACTTTACTTTTTTCTGAACACTTGGCCTGCAGTTACTGTGGCATCAGTGTGCCAGAGTTAGAGCCCCGGATGTTTTCCTTCAATGCCCCCTATGGAGCCTGTCCCGCCTGTGATGGGTTAGGGACCCGGATGGAGATTAACCCCCGGCTAGTGTTGGACCTGGAGCGCTCCATTAATGAGGGGGGGATCATCCCCTGGGCGGATCGGAATAGCAAGTGGCTTCATGGGATCCTGGGGGCCGTTTGCAGGGAGTATGGGATCGATCCCGATGTACCCTTGGAACAGCTGAAGCCGGAGCAGTTGGACGTTCTCTTATACGGGACAAAGGGTAAGGAAGTCTCCTTTTTGTACACCAACCAGCGCCACCAGACCAGGACTTTCCGGGTGGCCTTTGAGGGGGTCGTGGGGTACTTGGAGGAGTATATGCAGGAAAACGGCAACAACGGCAGCGTTCCCGATAGAGTCAATCCCTACATGGAACAGCTGCCCTGTGAGACCTGCGGGGGCAAGCGGCTGCGGCCCGAGAGCCTAGCGGTGACGGTAGGCGGGCTCAACATCGCCCAGGTTACCGATTACTCCATTACCGAGGCCTTGGAGTTCTTCCAGAACCTGTCCCTGACTGAGCGGGAGGAGCAGATTGCCCGGCAAATCCTGAAGGAGATCCGGGCCAGGCTGCAGTTCCTGGTGGACGTGGGCCTGGGCTACTTGACCCTTTCCCGCAGTGCCAATACCCTTTCGGGGGGGGAGGCCCAGCGGATCCGGCTGGCTACCCAGATTGGTTCCGGTCTAGTGGGGGTATTGTATATCCTCGATGAGCCCTCCATTGGGCTGCACCAGCGGGACAACCAGCGGTTGATCGACACCCTGAAGGGACTGCGGGATCTAGGCAACACGGTGATCGTGGTGGAACACGATGAAGATACCATTCGGGCTGCGGACTGGATCGTGGACATTGGCCCGGGGGCTGGTGCCCGGGGCGGTGAGGTGGTGGCCCAGGGGACCGTGGAGGAGATTATCGCTAATCCCAATTCCCTCACGGGACAATTCCTGTCGGATCCCGAGTACATTCCGATCCCCAAACAAAGGCGGGAGGGTTCCGGAAAGGTTTTGCGGGTGGTGGGGGCCCGGGAGCATAACTTGAAGGATATTACGGTGAGCATCCCCCTGGGCACTTTCGTCTGCGTCACCGGGGTGTCGGGTTCAGGGAAGAGCACTTTGGTAAACGAAATCCTATACAAACAGCTGCGCCACGACCTGAACCGAGCCGCCGGTCACGGTGGGGCCCACGACCGAATCGAGGGGAAAGAGCACCTGGACAAGGTGATCAATATTGACCAGTCCCCCATCGGGCGCACACCCCGGTCCAATCCGGTTACCTACACCGGCGTCTTCGATGATATCCGGGAGCTGTTTGCCATGACCCCCGAAGCCCGGATGCGGGGCTACAAGAAGGGCCGCTTCAGTTTCAATATCAGTGGCGGTCGGTGTGAATCCTGTCGGGGTGATGGGATCATCCGGATCCAGATGCATTTCCTCCCCGATGTGTACGTGCCCTGTGAGGTGTGCAAGGGCAAACGGTACAACCGAGAGACTTTGGAGATCACCTATAAGGGTAAGAGTATTGCCGACGTCTTGGAGATGTCCGTGGCGGAGGCCTTGGATTTCTTCAGTAACATCCCTCAGATTCAGCGGAAGCTAGCGACCTTGAACGATGTGGGCCTGGGTTACATTTCCCTGGGCCAGCCGGCCACTACCCTCTCCGGTGGAGAGGCCCAGCGGGTGAAATTGGCCACGGAGCTGCAGCGGCGGAGCACCGGTCGGACCCTGTACGTATTAGATGAGCCCACCACGGGCCTTCATGCCGCGGACATTAAGCGATTGCTAGAGGTCCTGCACCGGTTGGTGGAGATGGGGAACACGGTGCTGGTGATTGAGCATAACCTGGATGTAATTAAGACTGCTGACTACATCGTCGATTTGGGTCCCGAGGGGGGTGCGGGGGGCGGGGAGGTCGTGGCCTGCGGTACACCGGAGGAGGTGGCGGATCACCCCAGCTCCTACACGGGACAATTCCTGCGCCGCATCTTGCAGAGGGATAGGAGTAGGTGA
- the uvrC gene encoding excinuclease ABC subunit UvrC, protein MERERLRQQLDMLPPKPGVYMMKDEDGEVIYVGKATSLRSRVRSYFQEGEKSPKTQALANRVADVDYIVTDSEVEALILESTLIKEHKPFYNIRLKDDKAYPYVRVTVQERFPRVEVVRRIGRDNAKYFGPYTDVGALKQSLNLLQKIFPTRTCRGPLTTKSRPCLNYHIGRCRAPCCSKISEEAYRELVDQICLFLQGNADEIIKRLTGQMEKAAAQLDFERAAELRDQIIALQRTVEPQKIASGTKEEMDLVAYALEGDLICVQVFHIREGRVIGRDHFLMETQGEVTGSEILEAFLQQHYTRASYIPPKIALGEEVANADLLSQWLSQLRGKKVVLHVPKRGRLKELMQLVARNARMKLEEQLLAKKRAKKMQEEGLAQLARLVGLEDAPRRIEGYDISNLGEQDAVGAMVVAIDGVPDPSQYRRFKIKTVEGQNDFQMLQEVVRRRIRAFRRDDPQASFAEKPDLILVDGGRGQLSAVQEVLVEEGWEDVPLLSLAEREEEVFLPGQSRPVPLEEDAPAKRLLQRLRDEAHRFALAYHRKLRDERISHSALDAIPGVGPKRKKILINHFGSVRAVQKATLEELSQVPGIPPEVARNIYLGLGQGLRETEDQA, encoded by the coding sequence ATGGAGCGTGAACGACTGAGACAGCAATTGGATATGCTTCCCCCCAAGCCCGGTGTCTATATGATGAAGGACGAGGACGGGGAAGTGATCTATGTGGGTAAGGCCACTTCTCTGCGCAGCCGGGTCCGCTCCTATTTCCAAGAGGGGGAAAAATCACCGAAAACCCAAGCCTTGGCCAATCGCGTGGCCGATGTGGATTACATCGTCACCGATTCCGAAGTGGAAGCGTTGATCCTGGAGAGTACCCTGATTAAGGAACACAAACCCTTCTACAACATTCGGTTGAAGGATGACAAGGCCTACCCCTACGTCCGGGTGACCGTCCAGGAGCGATTTCCCCGGGTGGAGGTGGTGCGGCGGATTGGACGGGACAACGCGAAATATTTCGGACCCTACACTGATGTGGGAGCCCTGAAGCAGAGTCTGAACCTTTTGCAGAAGATCTTTCCCACCCGAACCTGCCGGGGACCCTTAACCACCAAATCACGGCCTTGTCTGAACTACCATATTGGCCGCTGTCGGGCCCCTTGTTGCAGCAAGATCAGCGAGGAGGCCTACCGGGAATTGGTGGACCAGATTTGTCTTTTCCTTCAGGGCAATGCCGACGAAATCATCAAACGCCTTACCGGGCAGATGGAAAAGGCTGCCGCCCAACTGGACTTTGAACGGGCCGCGGAACTCCGGGATCAGATTATTGCCTTGCAAAGGACAGTGGAACCCCAGAAGATCGCCAGTGGCACCAAAGAGGAGATGGATCTGGTGGCCTATGCCCTGGAAGGGGATCTGATCTGTGTCCAGGTCTTTCATATCCGGGAAGGAAGGGTCATCGGGCGGGACCACTTTCTGATGGAGACCCAGGGGGAGGTTACAGGCTCCGAGATTTTAGAGGCTTTCCTCCAGCAGCATTATACCCGGGCGTCCTATATTCCCCCCAAGATCGCCCTTGGGGAGGAGGTGGCCAACGCAGACCTGTTGTCCCAGTGGCTGAGCCAACTGCGGGGCAAGAAGGTGGTTTTGCATGTACCCAAGCGGGGCCGACTGAAGGAGTTAATGCAGCTGGTGGCCCGCAATGCCCGGATGAAGCTGGAAGAACAACTCTTGGCCAAAAAGCGGGCAAAGAAGATGCAGGAAGAGGGACTGGCCCAATTGGCTCGGTTGGTAGGACTGGAGGACGCACCCCGACGGATTGAAGGCTACGACATTTCTAACCTAGGAGAACAGGATGCGGTGGGGGCTATGGTGGTGGCCATCGATGGAGTGCCCGATCCCAGTCAGTATCGACGGTTTAAGATCAAGACCGTCGAGGGCCAAAACGACTTTCAGATGTTGCAGGAAGTGGTGCGCCGCCGGATAAGGGCCTTTCGCCGGGATGACCCCCAGGCTTCCTTTGCCGAAAAGCCCGATCTCATCTTGGTGGATGGAGGCCGGGGGCAGTTGAGCGCGGTGCAGGAGGTTTTGGTGGAAGAGGGCTGGGAGGATGTGCCCCTGCTGAGTTTGGCCGAGAGGGAAGAGGAGGTCTTCTTGCCGGGACAGTCCCGGCCGGTGCCTTTAGAGGAAGACGCCCCAGCCAAGCGTCTGTTGCAGCGGCTGCGGGATGAGGCCCACCGCTTTGCCTTGGCCTATCACCGAAAGCTTAGGGATGAGCGGATCAGCCATTCGGCTCTAGATGCCATCCCCGGGGTAGGCCCCAAGCGGAAGAAGATTTTGATTAACCATTTTGGTTCGGTGCGGGCGGTGCAAAAGGCCACTTTGGAGGAGTTGAGTCAGGTGCCCGGGATTCCCCCGGAGGTGGCCCGGAATATTTACTTGGGGCTGGGGCAAGGACTGCGGGAAACAGAGGATCAAGCTTGA
- a CDS encoding HAD family phosphatase, whose translation MSRIRLVAIDCDDTLLASDLSISEENRRAIHGAMEQGVMVTLATGRMYQSCLPFARELGIEGPLITYNGALVKETDGRVWFCETIPREVAIRVATLAAAQGLCLLVYVDDELYVKEITPAVGVYLSVSRVIAHAVGDLAAFLASSGEPTKLLFVDEPEVLKSLEPRFQKDFAGELEITSSKRHFLELMKTGVSKGRALEEIAKNLGYRREEIMSIGDGNNDIPLLKAAGIGVAMENGAPKLKEVADYVTLSHDASGVAHAINRFVLNKGR comes from the coding sequence GTGTCAAGGATTCGACTGGTGGCCATCGATTGCGACGATACACTTCTGGCCAGTGATTTGAGCATTTCCGAGGAGAATCGCCGGGCCATCCACGGGGCCATGGAACAGGGCGTCATGGTCACCCTGGCTACGGGACGCATGTATCAGTCCTGTTTGCCCTTTGCCCGGGAACTGGGCATCGAAGGCCCTTTAATTACGTATAACGGTGCCTTGGTGAAGGAAACCGATGGTCGGGTTTGGTTCTGCGAGACCATCCCCAGGGAGGTGGCGATACGGGTCGCAACCTTGGCCGCCGCCCAAGGTCTTTGCCTTTTGGTTTATGTTGATGACGAGCTTTACGTCAAGGAGATCACCCCTGCGGTCGGGGTTTATCTTTCGGTTTCCCGGGTGATTGCCCATGCGGTGGGGGATTTAGCTGCCTTCTTGGCGAGTTCCGGAGAACCCACCAAGCTGTTGTTCGTGGATGAACCGGAAGTGCTGAAGTCCCTGGAACCTAGGTTCCAGAAGGATTTTGCTGGGGAACTGGAGATTACCAGTTCCAAACGGCATTTCTTGGAGTTGATGAAAACCGGTGTCTCCAAGGGTAGGGCTCTAGAGGAGATCGCAAAGAACTTAGGCTACCGGCGGGAGGAGATCATGAGCATCGGGGATGGAAACAACGATATTCCCCTTCTGAAAGCCGCCGGTATCGGTGTGGCCATGGAAAACGGGGCGCCTAAGTTGAAAGAGGTGGCCGATTACGTAACCCTGTCCCACGATGCATCTGGGGTGGCCCACGCCATCAACCGTTTTGTTCTGAACAAAGGCCGGTAG
- a CDS encoding mechanosensitive ion channel, whose protein sequence is MVRQRVNPEMATRESVFQGGESMNIRRNTLGLLISTALCLAFLLLEHLGMDLYTITETHTLAALAAIVFGVFALYFAALIATSFLVKIREGSPGEVIMLAGLYRVVTVLVLIGSIVYVQGKLGVFASFFSLFGGMLLGWSLQAPVSGLAAWVMVTLKRPFRIGDRVQFPTLGLTGDVKQIGPMYTVLDQVGGAIGSEEAVGRNVLIPNAMLFSSVVINYTVKREAAYILDEVVIRITYDSDWDTAEQILLNAAREVTKDIIEATGQEPYIRSDIYDYGVYLRLRYITLATDRPRISHQIIQRIFKAFQHNRNVDFAIPYVYSFKRGMYSASQTAYQMGMVEEIPIESITNPEPIHPDDKETLESVERLAQSIKEKGLLQPIVVVREPSSNRYRVVAGQRRLQACIRLGWHAVPAIVRNPVGTEVEIFHEHTGQGTAL, encoded by the coding sequence ATGGTGAGACAAAGGGTGAATCCCGAAATGGCCACAAGGGAAAGTGTCTTTCAAGGCGGTGAGTCCATGAACATCCGAAGGAATACCCTAGGTCTTCTTATCTCCACAGCGCTCTGTCTGGCCTTTCTCCTTTTGGAACATCTGGGGATGGACCTTTACACCATCACCGAAACCCACACCTTAGCAGCCCTGGCTGCCATCGTCTTCGGCGTCTTCGCCTTGTACTTTGCAGCCTTGATCGCCACTTCCTTCTTGGTAAAAATCCGGGAGGGGTCCCCGGGCGAAGTAATCATGCTGGCAGGGCTTTATCGGGTGGTGACAGTCCTGGTGCTGATCGGCAGCATCGTCTATGTGCAGGGAAAGCTGGGGGTCTTTGCTAGCTTCTTCTCCCTTTTTGGGGGCATGCTTTTAGGTTGGTCCTTGCAGGCTCCGGTCAGTGGCCTTGCCGCTTGGGTCATGGTGACCCTTAAACGGCCCTTTCGCATCGGGGACCGGGTGCAGTTTCCCACTTTAGGCCTTACCGGTGACGTCAAGCAGATCGGTCCCATGTACACAGTCCTAGACCAGGTAGGAGGCGCCATCGGCAGTGAGGAGGCCGTAGGACGTAACGTTCTAATCCCCAACGCCATGCTGTTTAGCAGTGTGGTAATCAACTATACGGTAAAACGGGAAGCGGCATACATCCTCGACGAAGTGGTGATCCGCATCACCTACGACTCCGACTGGGACACCGCGGAGCAGATCCTACTGAATGCGGCCCGGGAAGTGACCAAGGATATTATTGAAGCCACCGGGCAAGAACCCTACATCCGCTCAGACATCTACGACTACGGCGTCTACCTACGCCTACGGTATATCACCCTGGCCACAGACCGCCCCCGAATCTCCCATCAGATTATCCAGAGAATCTTTAAAGCCTTCCAACACAACCGGAACGTGGACTTTGCCATCCCCTACGTATATTCCTTCAAACGGGGCATGTACAGCGCCTCGCAAACCGCCTATCAGATGGGGATGGTGGAGGAAATTCCCATCGAAAGCATTACCAACCCGGAGCCAATCCATCCCGACGACAAGGAAACCTTGGAAAGTGTAGAGCGCCTGGCCCAGAGCATCAAGGAGAAGGGTCTACTCCAACCCATCGTGGTTGTCCGGGAGCCCAGCAGCAACCGTTACCGGGTAGTGGCAGGCCAACGTCGGCTCCAAGCCTGCATCCGCTTGGGCTGGCACGCTGTGCCAGCGATCGTAAGAAACCCGGTGGGTACAGAAGTAGAAATCTTCCATGAGCACACCGGGCAGGGAACGGCCCTCTGA
- the ugpC gene encoding sn-glycerol-3-phosphate ABC transporter ATP-binding protein UgpC — translation MARVLLDNVTKRFGNVIAVNEANLDILDKEFVVLVGPSGCGKSTTLRMVAGLEEVTEGKIYIGDVVVNDIPPKDRDIAMVFQNYALYPHMDVYNNMAFGLKLRRFPRAEIDQRVKEAARMLGIENLLDRKPKALSGGQRQRVAVGRAIVREPKVFLMDEPLSNLDAKLRVQMRAELSKLHNRLQTTMIYVTHDQTEAMTMGDRIVVMKDGVIQQVGAPLDIYDNPVNVFVGGFIGSPAMNFLNVVLRGEGEDVWVDGYSFKLKVPREKLAQYKNLHEYMDKEVIFGIRPEDIHDADLLKEKPEDALVEAFVDVTEPMGAEIYAYFSVDEHMFVARLDATSKVEDGYEHQIVFNMNKVHFFDRDTEERIV, via the coding sequence ATGGCACGTGTTCTATTAGATAACGTGACGAAGAGATTCGGCAATGTTATTGCTGTTAATGAAGCAAACCTCGATATATTAGACAAGGAATTTGTCGTTTTAGTTGGTCCTTCCGGTTGTGGAAAGTCTACGACCCTACGGATGGTGGCCGGACTGGAAGAAGTCACCGAGGGAAAAATCTACATCGGTGACGTGGTGGTAAACGACATTCCGCCGAAAGACAGAGACATTGCGATGGTGTTCCAGAACTACGCGTTGTATCCCCACATGGACGTTTACAACAACATGGCCTTCGGCCTGAAACTGCGCCGGTTCCCCCGGGCAGAGATTGATCAGCGGGTGAAGGAAGCCGCACGGATGCTGGGAATTGAGAACCTGTTAGACCGGAAGCCCAAAGCCCTCTCCGGTGGTCAGCGGCAGCGTGTGGCTGTAGGACGCGCCATCGTGCGTGAGCCGAAGGTGTTCTTGATGGACGAACCTCTGTCCAACTTGGACGCGAAGTTGCGTGTGCAGATGAGAGCGGAGCTCAGCAAGCTCCATAACCGGCTGCAGACCACGATGATCTACGTTACCCACGACCAGACCGAGGCCATGACCATGGGTGACCGGATCGTCGTTATGAAGGACGGAGTCATCCAGCAGGTGGGTGCGCCACTGGATATCTATGACAATCCAGTGAACGTGTTCGTTGGTGGCTTTATCGGTAGCCCGGCCATGAACTTCCTGAACGTAGTCCTGCGGGGCGAAGGGGAAGATGTATGGGTAGACGGCTATTCCTTCAAGCTGAAGGTACCCCGTGAGAAGCTGGCCCAGTACAAGAATCTCCATGAGTACATGGATAAGGAAGTCATCTTTGGTATCCGGCCCGAGGACATCCACGACGCGGATCTGCTGAAGGAGAAGCCCGAGGATGCCTTGGTAGAGGCCTTCGTGGACGTGACGGAGCCAATGGGTGCAGAAATCTACGCCTACTTCTCCGTGGACGAGCACATGTTCGTCGCCCGGCTCGATGCCACCAGCAAGGTGGAAGACGGCTACGAGCACCAGATCGTGTTCAACATGAACAAGGTGCACTTCTTCGACCGGGATACGGAGGAGCGGATCGTCTAA
- a CDS encoding ROK family protein — MSRKYAIGVDLGGTKIATGIVDMDAKLLDQVVMDTAAQEGVEAVLGRMAESVRTLMDRQGVKAEDVLGIGVCSPGPLDRETGIVLAAPNLGWTNVHLGPMLQELTGITTYVENDANAAALAEKWMGAGRGAKNMVYITVSTGVGSGIIINGSLYAGSHGTAGEVGHIVMEDGGPLCGCGQRGCLEAYASGTAIARMAREALESGTQSKIRDLVEDNLEAVSAKVVGEAAAQGDEVANAILDKAFHYLGLGMISVINLFDPELIVIGGGVSKLGDRLFKPVIEMVRTRAVAGPREKTRIVPAELGVDAGMLGACALVLDIAGR; from the coding sequence ATGAGCAGGAAATATGCGATTGGTGTAGATCTAGGTGGTACAAAGATTGCCACGGGTATCGTGGATATGGATGCCAAGCTTTTGGATCAAGTGGTGATGGACACCGCCGCCCAGGAGGGTGTGGAGGCGGTACTGGGCCGGATGGCGGAAAGTGTGCGCACCCTGATGGACCGTCAGGGGGTAAAGGCCGAGGATGTGCTGGGAATCGGCGTCTGCAGCCCGGGACCATTGGATCGGGAGACCGGTATTGTGCTGGCGGCACCTAACCTGGGCTGGACAAACGTGCACCTGGGGCCGATGCTGCAGGAACTGACCGGCATCACTACTTATGTAGAGAACGACGCCAATGCCGCCGCTTTGGCGGAGAAATGGATGGGTGCCGGTCGCGGTGCCAAGAACATGGTGTACATTACCGTCAGTACCGGTGTGGGCAGTGGGATCATCATCAACGGAAGCCTGTATGCCGGCTCCCATGGCACCGCTGGTGAAGTGGGCCATATTGTGATGGAGGACGGCGGTCCCCTGTGTGGCTGTGGGCAGCGGGGTTGTCTGGAGGCCTATGCTTCGGGGACGGCGATTGCCCGCATGGCCCGGGAGGCCCTGGAGAGCGGTACCCAGTCTAAGATTCGCGACTTGGTCGAGGATAATCTGGAAGCCGTTTCCGCGAAAGTAGTGGGAGAGGCCGCTGCCCAAGGGGACGAGGTGGCCAACGCCATTTTGGATAAGGCTTTCCATTACCTGGGGCTGGGCATGATCAGTGTGATTAACCTCTTTGACCCCGAGCTGATTGTAATCGGCGGCGGGGTCAGCAAGCTGGGTGATCGGCTGTTCAAGCCGGTGATCGAGATGGTGCGCACCCGGGCCGTGGCCGGGCCGCGGGAGAAGACCCGTATCGTCCCGGCGGAATTGGGCGTGGACGCCGGAATGCTGGGAGCCTGCGCACTAGTCCTGGATATTGCCGGCCGGTAA
- a CDS encoding helix-turn-helix transcriptional regulator: MSLGQTIRKRRCQLKLTQEELAGANLTKSFISQLERNLTNTSFNNLKILASRLHMTVTDLVASDDPLLHAETACAFACGYLLAGQLAPAQRWTDQAQRIMEEIPQDHPLIGQLYYIRGHIALMQGKEAEALTLLDECLTWARELNQHLLLCQCLLALGKLRYQQRLFLKAARFLEEARETFFTHLQEAEPALGVEILAYLIRINEDLGDHEEAAQLAARQRMLLDQAADLTNSAIYHLTQAERLHQAQEYLAAQHHLHKALTMLQLSALPAGNIQD, translated from the coding sequence ATGTCTTTAGGCCAGACAATCCGGAAACGCAGATGTCAATTGAAGCTGACCCAAGAAGAACTAGCAGGCGCCAATCTTACTAAGAGCTTTATCAGTCAGTTGGAACGTAATCTTACCAACACTTCCTTCAACAACCTCAAGATACTGGCTTCCAGGCTCCACATGACCGTGACGGATCTAGTGGCCAGTGACGATCCCTTGCTCCACGCGGAAACTGCTTGCGCCTTTGCCTGCGGATACCTATTGGCCGGCCAGTTGGCCCCGGCCCAAAGGTGGACCGACCAGGCCCAACGAATCATGGAAGAAATCCCCCAGGATCATCCCCTGATCGGTCAACTATATTATATCCGCGGGCATATCGCGTTAATGCAGGGCAAGGAAGCGGAAGCCCTTACCTTATTGGATGAATGTTTAACCTGGGCGCGCGAACTGAACCAACATCTCCTCCTATGTCAATGTCTGCTGGCCCTTGGTAAGCTGCGATACCAGCAGCGCCTTTTCCTGAAAGCCGCCCGCTTCCTGGAGGAGGCTCGGGAGACATTCTTTACACACCTACAGGAGGCGGAACCGGCCTTGGGAGTGGAAATCCTAGCTTACCTAATCCGCATCAACGAAGACTTAGGCGATCACGAAGAAGCAGCCCAGCTAGCGGCACGACAACGCATGCTCCTCGACCAGGCTGCCGACCTGACAAACTCAGCCATCTACCACCTGACCCAGGCGGAACGCCTGCACCAAGCCCAGGAATATCTCGCGGCGCAGCACCATCTACACAAAGCCCTAACGATGCTGCAGCTATCAGCCTTACCGGCCGGCAATATCCAGGACTAG
- a CDS encoding CopG family transcriptional regulator, translating into MPNLKRVMVCIPPCLLEEVDCLVQDQDGNRSRLVRDALRYYLRHQKSREIRVRMRVGYQEMASINRELADEDLSSTAILLEQYEVKLSKL; encoded by the coding sequence ATGCCTAATCTCAAACGAGTCATGGTTTGCATTCCACCCTGCCTGCTGGAGGAAGTGGACTGTTTAGTCCAAGACCAGGACGGGAACAGAAGTCGGCTGGTCCGAGATGCCCTGCGGTACTACCTGCGGCACCAAAAGAGCCGGGAAATTCGGGTGCGGATGCGGGTAGGCTACCAGGAGATGGCCAGCATCAATCGAGAACTCGCCGATGAGGATCTGAGCAGCACCGCGATCTTGCTAGAACAATACGAAGTCAAGCTGAGTAAACTATAG
- a CDS encoding type II toxin-antitoxin system PemK/MazF family toxin — MADLETRRGDIFYADLNPVVGSEQGGIRPVLIVQNDIGNRYSPTTIIAAITSRIKKAKMPTHVEIPKEKYKLDKDSVILLEQIRTIDKRRLKEKIARLDRATMEKVDEALEISLGLIEL; from the coding sequence GTGGCAGATCTTGAAACAAGGCGAGGCGACATTTTCTATGCGGATTTGAACCCGGTGGTAGGTTCCGAACAAGGCGGTATCCGCCCTGTATTAATCGTGCAGAACGACATAGGAAATCGGTACAGCCCGACCACCATAATTGCAGCAATTACGTCACGGATTAAAAAGGCGAAAATGCCTACTCATGTGGAGATTCCCAAGGAAAAGTATAAGCTAGATAAGGATTCAGTCATCCTTTTGGAACAGATTCGTACCATAGACAAGCGTAGACTTAAAGAGAAGATCGCCAGACTCGATCGGGCGACCATGGAAAAGGTCGACGAGGCGTTGGAAATCAGCCTGGGACTGATCGAGCTGTAA